The genomic window CCGAGCCCGGGTGCACCCCCGTAGGGAGAGGGCCTGCGTACCCAGACCGACCGAACGCGGTTGGTGTCGAGGTCCCCGGCTTAGCGTGCGCAGGGTGCCCCGCTGCTCGCCCGTGCGGTATATGGCGGTCAGCGAGGCACTTGCGTGCAGGTCGGCGCCGGGGTCGAGACGGACCACAGGAATCCGGCGCTCGGAGAGAAGCCGCAACACCACGTCCGCTGTCGCGTCGTAAGAATTGGTCAGCACCAGTACCGACCTGCGGTCACCCATCAGTCGGAACTCTGGTCCTGGTCGTAGGACTCGGTGCTGTCCGCGTCGGTCGCGCCGCCCGGACCCGACCCGTCACCGGGTGTGGTCGTCGTGGGTGTCAGACCGCTCGTGCTGGTGCCGTGGCTACCCAGTTCGACCGTCCGGCCGTACTCGTCCACGATCACTGCGATCTGCGTCTCGAGGTCGATCACGGGCGTGTACTGCGGAACCGTGGTGGTGGCCGCATACGGCCTCATTCGCTGCGTGC from Streptomyces formicae includes these protein-coding regions:
- the tgmA gene encoding putative ATP-grasp-modified RiPP, whose protein sequence is MTQTPAPWGTQRMRPYAATTTVPQYTPVIDLETQIAVIVDEYGRTVELGSHGTSTSGLTPTTTTPGDGSGPGGATDADSTESYDQDQSSD